The following nucleotide sequence is from Candidatus Flexicrinis affinis.
ACGGCGGGCAAGTCTCACTGCTGGTCGGCATGGGCGCCACGGCAATCGCCACGATGATCGGCACGGTCATCGGCGCCCTGGCCGGTTACTACCGCGGCTGGGTCGACACGATCCTGATGCGCATCACCGATACCGTGATGACCTTCCCGAGCATCGTCATCATGCTGACGTTGGCGGCGCTGCTGCCGCGCAGCGTGTGGAATATTGTGCTGATCATTGGCTTGTTGAGCTGGCCGGGTGTCGCGCGCCTTGTCCGTGCCCAGTTCATGTCGCTGCGCGAGTCCGAGTTCGTGCTGGCGGCGCGCTGCCTCGGCGTGCCGGATCGGCGCATCATCGTCGTACACATCTTCCCCAACGTGCTCGCGCCGATGATCGCGCTGATCACGTTCAGCGTCGGCGGTGCCATTCTGACTGAGGCCGGCTTGAGCTTTCTCGGCCTTGGCGTCGCACCACCCACACCGAGCTGGGGCAATATGCTCGAGGCCGCGCGAAACCTCGACATTCTGGAAAACCTGACATGGACGTGGATACCCCCCGCGGCGATGACGGTCCTCACCGTGCTGTGCGTCAACTTCGTCGGCGATGGCATCCGCGATGCGATCGACCCAAGACTTGTCCTCTAGAGAGCGAGACGAAACAACATGCGTGGTCTGGAATTGAAGCAGCAGCTCAAAGCAGGCAAACCGGTGTTCGGCGTGTGCATGGAAGGCTACGGGCAAGCGCGCTGGCCGAAGTTCTTCGCGAACTATGCCCCAGTCGATTATGTTTTCCTCGACAGCGAACACTCGCCTGCCGACCGCGAGACGATCGCATGGGCGTGCCAGTGTTACGCGGCGTACGGGATCGCGCCGCTGGTACGCATCCCTGAGATCTCGGCATCGCAGGCCGCCATGGTGCTGGATGCCGGCGCGCACGGCGTCATCGTGCCGTATCTGGAGACGGTCGAACAGGCGCGAGAAGTCGTAGGCGCGGCCAAGTACCGCCCGCTCAAGGGCAAGGTGCTGGCCGACGCAGTCGCATCCGGGCG
It contains:
- a CDS encoding ABC transporter permease, which produces MTDATRSNPGAARDVTQLDVHDRPQKNRALRRFMRHRLAIVAVIVLIVVTVTSILAPVFAPYPYDKIDLAATAQPPSGEHLFGTDRVGRDILTRTLYGGQVSLLVGMGATAIATMIGTVIGALAGYYRGWVDTILMRITDTVMTFPSIVIMLTLAALLPRSVWNIVLIIGLLSWPGVARLVRAQFMSLRESEFVLAARCLGVPDRRIIVVHIFPNVLAPMIALITFSVGGAILTEAGLSFLGLGVAPPTPSWGNMLEAARNLDILENLTWTWIPPAAMTVLTVLCVNFVGDGIRDAIDPRLVL